The following nucleotide sequence is from Juglans microcarpa x Juglans regia isolate MS1-56 chromosome 6D, Jm3101_v1.0, whole genome shotgun sequence.
aattacttatgtctatatattgaatatacttcatagttatattttataatttgtacaataattaggcgataagatttaatagtttcatatattagtatgtgagaaccatatatgaaatagatatatgctatcatattatgtgtatatattaataatttttgtaggcatataatatattgttattatggataaatatcaactagttagatattaattatttataaacttttaaaatcttataattcaacagaagttctacttgttagttgttcaaattcaatattagattttttattttttatctatctaatttattatttaataaatcttattcaaaaaataaacaattcgagccaAGCTCGAACTCTAGCTTGTTTTTGggacgagctcgagctcgagttcgaGTTGGGAATTTAACTTACCGAGTCGAGcttgaacaaagaataaataaaaatctcgagctcggtctcgagctcgagtattttgagttgagcCGAGCTCGGTAAGCCAAAGACcggctcggctcggctcgattacagccctaaTATCTAGGTAGCAAGTTCGGGTCCTATCACTTTATTCCCTAGGTTTACCAAAGTTAAGCAAGACCTAGTTACAACAGTTGTCTAAAGCCAAACAGTCGCTGTGAGGATCTTCTGTGCCAAAGTGGCGTGCCTAAGCATAATTATTGCAACGAGATACAGCAATGGATATAGAACCAACATAATACATTGTAAAGCTCATTGCAAAGCCTTCCATTTATTTGATTAATCAACCCAAGCATTCATCTCTGTTGAATTTTTACTCTTATTCATAATCAAAGATTGACTACTCTTTATGATTTAATTTGGCTATTTAGTAACAAAATAATGTTCCTTTCGAACTAAAAGGAATATAAATGACTAACCTTCAGCCACCTGTATTGGTCTGACTGCTCATCATAATCTACATATGAACCGAGCATGATAACATGAACACCTGCAActtcaaatgaataataaagATTTGAACTCGATCCACTCTCCTCAAAAGGCATCTTCCATCTTGAATTATACGATTCAAACCCATCCTTCAACAATGGTATGTTCTCCTCTTCATGGTTTCCTTCTGTAACCATCCATGGCCTTGCACTTGCAAGGGGCTGCACCAGCTCACCAAAGGTGTCCCATCGGTGTTGCAGATAATCAGCATATGAGAGGTCCCCAGGAAGTAGATGCAAATCATAGTTGCACCGGTCAATGTGGTCTAGAGTTGTTTTGGTCCAGCCAGTTTGACCCAGATCCCCTGCCACAGCAAAAGTAACCGGAAATTGAGCTGGAGGGGTCTTTAACTGTAAGTCGGGTCCTTGTCCTCCACATCGGTAAAAGTAGATTGTGTTATGTTCCAGAGGCCCGATGACTGTGTGGTGTATCTTCCCTGAACTATAGAATAGATAACTATAAGATGTGCTTTCTCCATTGGCTATAGAACTGTATCTCCCAGGTGATGTGCCATACTCAACAATTGAAGGAGAATATTTATCAACAGTGACCCATGTCACTCGCATGTGCCTGTCTCCGGCCAAAGAGATGTGAACCTATAACAGGGATGTGCACACaaaagtacttaaaaaaaaaaagccaagcATAGCCAAACAAAAATACGGAGATAATAAACAGGAGATATAAAAGAGCAAGAATACACCAGAAATCAAATGTCTCAAGGGACCATCATTGGAAATTCGCAAAATCATTCATCTAAAAAAGACTTTGGAAAATCTATTTGTCAACACAAAAGATAACTACATCTACTCGAACCAAAATAACTTCGTAATACACAGAATTATCACTTAACTGCATCCATGACATTCAGGGAACTTAGGATTTTCCAAATCCATATTCACAAGACTACCATATATATAGGTAGTAAGTCAGTCCAATAAGGGTTTGTAAACCCAAGGAGCTATACCATAAGATAATCACGGACATGCACATTTAGTTCCAAACACTGGATGGTTTCACAGTCGAAAAAAGCAAGCAGTGTCATACAAATTCTGTAATATAACTTATCACAACAAAAAGTCTCATAATTTACTTCTCATTTGTATTACCAGATGACGTCTTCAATTAAACACTCTTTTCACGGATTAAAATCCTCTGGATTTTCTACTCCTAAtaataacttttaaataaatgaataaagcTGAGAATAAAAAATCTGACCAACTAGTTAAAGCCGAAATTACACAAAGAAACGAAGCA
It contains:
- the LOC121234410 gene encoding purple acid phosphatase 18, encoding MDPKLILTVCLFLISATAIADYVRPQPRKTLRFSWNPKPPNYPQQVHISLAGDRHMRVTWVTVDKYSPSIVEYGTSPGRYSSIANGESTSYSYLFYSSGKIHHTVIGPLEHNTIYFYRCGGQGPDLQLKTPPAQFPVTFAVAGDLGQTGWTKTTLDHIDRCNYDLHLLPGDLSYADYLQHRWDTFGELVQPLASARPWMVTEGNHEEENIPLLKDGFESYNSRWKMPFEESGSSSNLYYSFEVAGVHVIMLGSYVDYDEQSDQYRWLKVDLSKVDRKKTPWLIVLFHVPWYNSNKAHQGEGDDMMTAMEPLLYAANVDIVLAGHVHAYERTKRVNTGRVDPCGTVHITIGDGGNREGLAHRYVNPQPEWSVFREASFGHGELKIANSTHAFWSWHRNDDDEPVRSDQVWITSLISSGCVAEKKNERRKILMAP